A window of the Chloroflexus sp. Y-396-1 genome harbors these coding sequences:
- a CDS encoding HD domain-containing protein: protein MEPSALSSLIPRLLSLKLLPRTGWLQRGVRDAESIADHSFGVAVLCLLIGDQIEGIDRGRLLAIALLHDLAESLLGDLPASATRLLGSETKRKAERDGLTNLIGNLARADEYLALWDEYVNGTSREARLVKAIDRLELMAQALAYERTGIRGLDSFWPDHDDWAAEFPPVAALASYLRAERSRLI, encoded by the coding sequence ATGGAACCCTCTGCGCTGAGTAGCCTGATTCCACGTTTGTTATCTTTGAAACTTCTGCCACGCACCGGCTGGTTGCAACGTGGAGTGCGTGATGCAGAGAGTATTGCCGATCACTCATTTGGTGTGGCCGTACTCTGTCTTTTAATCGGTGATCAAATTGAAGGCATTGATCGCGGACGACTCCTCGCAATTGCACTGTTGCATGACCTGGCCGAGTCGCTGTTAGGTGATTTGCCAGCGTCGGCTACCCGTCTGCTCGGTAGTGAAACCAAGCGCAAGGCTGAACGAGACGGTCTAACGAACCTGATCGGAAATCTGGCGCGCGCTGATGAATATCTGGCGCTATGGGATGAATACGTCAACGGAACTTCCCGTGAAGCACGGCTGGTCAAGGCAATTGACCGACTGGAATTGATGGCGCAAGCGTTAGCCTACGAACGAACCGGTATTCGCGGCCTCGATTCATTCTGGCCGGACCACGACGATTGGGCAGCAGAGTTTCCCCCCGTGGCTGCATTAGCTTCTTATTTACGGGCCGAACGAAGCCGGTTGATCTAA
- a CDS encoding response regulator, producing the protein MHEPILLVEDDPIIQLSLTTMLRRDGYAVDTARNLAEARQMIASRRPRVILLDLGLPDGSGFELLKWLTKEPDRPLIIVTTANDTPKAILEAIALGAFDYLTKPINSDILRYTMQRALNYDQLWQQARNCEELQSELQQTRQTIRDMAHHISQVLTVIMGEAQLVHEEVTDPTLRESLNRIVRMAEDAAQTLSALRALRLLGAQESNSELSHE; encoded by the coding sequence GTGCACGAACCAATCCTGCTGGTAGAAGACGATCCAATTATCCAGTTATCCCTAACCACCATGCTGCGACGCGATGGCTATGCCGTTGATACTGCCCGTAATCTTGCTGAGGCACGTCAAATGATCGCTTCGCGGCGACCACGGGTCATCTTGCTCGATCTCGGTCTGCCAGACGGAAGTGGCTTTGAGCTACTGAAATGGCTGACCAAGGAACCGGATCGACCATTGATCATTGTCACCACGGCGAATGATACCCCAAAAGCCATCCTCGAGGCCATAGCACTCGGCGCGTTTGATTATCTGACCAAGCCCATCAACAGTGACATCCTTCGCTACACCATGCAGCGTGCATTGAATTATGATCAGCTTTGGCAACAGGCGCGAAACTGTGAAGAACTACAAAGTGAACTCCAGCAAACACGTCAGACCATTCGTGATATGGCTCATCATATTAGCCAAGTCTTAACAGTTATTATGGGTGAAGCGCAACTGGTTCACGAAGAGGTTACCGATCCGACACTACGCGAGAGTCTCAACCGCATTGTCCGCATGGCCGAGGATGCAGCACAGACCCTCTCGGCGCTCCGTGCGCTGCGTCTTTTAGGGGCACAAGAAAGTAATAGTGAATTGTCACATGAATAA